Genomic DNA from Leptotrichia wadei:
TGCATAATGATTCCATCTTTCTGTTATTTCATTTAATTTAAAATTAGCAGCTTTATATTTATTATTATTTGTATTCTACTTACAATTTTTATGAATTATTATTATTATTCATTAATTCTTTATTTTTCATTTAAATATTCCTAAATTAATATTTATTAGAACTTTTATTTAATTTTTTTACTTTTCTTCCAAAAAATAATCATAAAAATATTGTTATTTTTTTAAAAAAAATCTGCTTTTTTTAATTTTAGAAAATCATAAAAAATAAAAGCAAATTCGTTTAATATTAGTTAATATTTAATAAAAGCGATAAAAAATTAATTTTATTAGTAACAAGGGGATAACCCCCTTGCTAAACATTATTTATAATTTGAAATTTAACCAATTATGAAATTATTTTGGCGACACTAAAATCTTAACTTGGCTCTTTTCTTTAACTAATGCCTCAAATCCTTCATTTACAATATCTTTCAGTTTAATTCTCTTTGTTACTAACAAATCCTTTGAAAAATATCCCTGTTTCATTAATTCCAATGTTTTAGGAAATACGTCACGATATGCGATAACTCCTTTTATTGTTCTTTCCTGAATTACTACTTCATTAGGCTGAATTGGTGCTTCTGTTTCCCAAATACTTACAACCATTAATTCTCCATCTTTTTCCGCTGCTTCAAGTGACTGTTGCAATACTGCGGGAACCCCTGTTACTTCATAAGAGACATTTACTCCTCCATTTGTTTTTTCCTTTATAAATTTAACTGAATCTACTTTTGTAGGATCTACAATAATTGCTCCCAATTTTTTAGCGATTTCCTGTCTTTCAGATGAAACTTCCACAGCATAAATTTCTGTCGCTCCAGAAGCTCTTAAAGCATCAATAATAAGAAGACCAATTGGTCCGCATCCAAATACTGCTGCTGTATCTCCTGTGTTAAATTTACTTTGTCTGACAGCATAAACTGCCACTGCTGCAGGTTCAGTTAATGCTCCTTGTTCATAATCAATTTCATCTGGCAATTTATGAGCCTGATCCTCATTTACAACTACAAATTCAGAAAAACCTCCTCCTCCACCTGCAAGTCCAACAAAATTCAAGTTTGGATCCAAATTATACTTCCCAATTAATCCATTTTTTGCCAAAATTGGCTCAACTGTAACCCTATCTCCAACTTTAAATTTAGTAACTTTACTTCCAATCTCTATAATTTCTCCACAAAATTCATGTCCCATTGTAATCGGTGCTTTTTCTCCTGTATAAGGATGTGGTTCATTTACAGGAATAAAAATTGGTCCTCCTAAATATTCATGTAAATCACTCCCACAAATTCCTGCATATTCTACTTTAATCTTTATTTGATTTTCCCTTCTTATCTCTGGAATTTCAACTTCTTCTACTCTTACATCTTTTCTATTATGCCATCTTGCAGCTTTCATTGTTGCCATCTTATTCCCTCCTATGCTTAAGTCATTTGTAAAAGTCTAAAATCTCCAATAATTACAATGCTTTTACACTTGTAATTCTTACTATTTTTCTCCAACATTTTTGATATAAAATTTTAATATTTCAGATTAAAATACTATATTTTTGAGTTTTTATATTATTACTTTTACAATCACCTATTATACTATTTTAGACTTTAATAGTATACCCTATTTTTTTTCAAAATCAATATGTACTTACAATTTTTTGTATCTAAATATTTTAATAACAAAGTAATTTATACTAAACCCCATTTAAATAACGAATTTATTACAAATTTTTCTAATAAAGGATATAAACCTAATATTTTCAAGTAATTTAAGATATAATTTTTATTTTTTAAACAGAGTTTAGTATGAACTAATCCGTCGGAGCATTTTTCTGTGCTGGCAAAACTGTTTGAGCATAGCGGCGAGTCTTTTGTCAGTGCAGAAAAATGTCGTAGACTAGCCATAGGTTGTAGGATTTGCGGCAATGAGCAATCCTACGGAAATAAAAAAGAAAAAAGTTGAATGATTATGAATTAGCTATTGAACAATTCTATTATAAAAATTTATTCTCATTTTTAAACGGGGTTTAGTATTAAATAAAATATTATTTTATATTATTTTATATTATATTATATTATATCATTCTAATAATTAAATACTATTACAAAAAAATGAAGAGTTTTAAAAACGCCCCCAAAATGTCTCCAAAGGTTTTTTTAAATCTCTTCAAGCTATATAAATACTGTATTCTATTTATAAAATGGCGCACCTGACAGGAGTTGAACCCATAGCCTTCTGATCCGTAGTCAGACGCTCTATCCAATTGAGCTACAGATGCATGTATATTTTTTCCATTCTTTTATTAAAAAAAAATGGCGGAGAAGGAGGGATTTGAACCCTCGATCCAAGTTTTAGCCCGGATACTCCCTTAGCAGGGGAGCGCATTCGGCCTCTCTGCCACTTCTCCAAAATTATTTAAATGGCGGGTGAACTGGGATTCGAACCCAGACATCTTGCGATTTCGCCGGTTTTCAAGACCGGTCCCTTAGCCGTTCGGACATCCACCCGTAAATTACTCAATTAGTATATCATATTTTTATATTACTTGTCAATAACTTTTTTAAAAATTTATAAAATGGCATATTGTCAAGTCAAGTATAAAAAAAATATGCCAATTACTTTATAGTTAAAACTACTAATACTCTGGCATAATTTATAAATTGATTTTATATGTGTTTTTTATTTTAATCTCCATGTCGTTGGTGAAAATAATATTAACATTGGAAAAATTTCTAATCTTCCTGCCAACATTCCAAAACTCAAGATTACTTTTGAAAAATTATTTAATTCGACAAAACTAAATGCCGGACCAACTTTTCCCAATCCAGGTCCAATATTGTTAAACGTAGCGGCAACAGCACTAAAAGCTGTCATAAAGTCATCAGTAGAATAGGAAATCATTAATAGTATTCCTCCAAAAACTAATGAATAGATTAAAAAGTATACTGCGATACTTTTTTGCATTTTCATATTTACTGGCTTGTCATCATATTTTATTGTGACTACACGATTTGGACTTATCATCTGAATTATTTCTGCAAAGTAGATTTTTACCATTAAAATAACTCTTGATATTTTTAACCCTCCTGCTGTGGATCCCGCACATGCTCCAAAAAACATTAAAATTAATAATATGACTTGTGAGAATAACGGCCATTTTCCAAAATCAGCTGTTGAATATCCCGTTGTTGTAATAACTGATGAAACTGAGAAAAATACATCTCTTATACAATGTAAAATTGAATCATAACCTTTACAGATATTTAAAACTATTAAAACAATTGCTCCAAAGACAATTAACAAATAATATCTTAACTCTTCATTTTTAAATACATCTTTTATCTTTCCAATTAAAATAAAATAATAAATGTTGAAGTTTACTCCAAACACTATCATTCCAATTCCAAGCACTACTTCAATGTAAGGACTCTTGTATGGTAAAATACTTCCGTTTCTTACTCCAAATCCACCTGTTCCAGCTGTACCAAATGCCAGAAGTGAAGATTCAAATAAATCAAGTCCTCCAAATATTAGTAAAATTATTAAAACTATTGTCATAACAATGTAAATTTTATAAAGCATTCTAGCAGTTGTTGACAATTTTGAAACTAATTTTCCAAATGTTGGTCCAGGAACTTCAGCCTTCATTACGTGAACTGATGTTGCAGAACTTGGAAAAATTGCAAGTGCTAGTACCAGAACTCCCATTCCTCCCACAAAATGGGTAAAACTCCTCCAAAACAAATTAGAATGGCTAATTTTAGTAAGATCTGTTATTATGCTTGATCCTGTGGTTGTAAATCCGCTTACAATTTCAAAAAAAGCATCAATAAACGACGGTATTTCCTTTGTAAACACAAACGGCAATGCTCCAAATATAGACATCAGAATCCAAGACAAGGACACTATTATGTACCCTTCTCTTCCTTGAATCCTCTGATCTTCAGGAAGTTTTGCCGAAAGTGCAAATCCAATTGCCAAGAGAAGACCTATTACAGATCCGTAAGCAACTTTATATTTTGCACTTTCATTATATAAAAAACTTATAATCAAAGGCAAAACCATTAATCCAGCCTCAAGTATAAGTATTTTTCCGATTATAAAACTTATCATTTTTTTATTCATTTTTACTCCTTAAACCCAATATGTATATCAAAAGTTTATACAGCAGTATTTTTTAGCTTAATTCTAAAATTTTTAATAAAAAATTTTAGCTGTCATTTTATTTTTAGGGCTTTCACTTTTATATTAACACATATTTAAATTTTATTCTAAAATATCATCAAAATCTTCGATCGAAGATGCTGTTGTAACGACCATCACACTATCGTTAATTTTTATTGCATCATTTCCTCCAGGAAAAATCATTTTTCCATCTCTTAATATGCTCGCAATTAATGTACCTTTTTTTATTTTTAAATCTTTCAACGAGATATCAATAGCACGGCTGTTTTTATTAATTTCAAAAGTAATAAATTCTACTTGACTTTCTAACCTATATAGAAAGCTCATTGTAGAGCCTCGCATATTAGTTTTTGATCTTACAACGCTTATTATCATATCGGAAATAACTTTTTTAGGTACAACTGTAGATGTTCTTGTATTTTTTTCAAGTATTGAAAGCATTAGAGTCCTGTTCATTTTTGTGATTAATTTAGAATTTGTTATGGAATTTACAAACATTGTAATAACTGTATTCTCTTCGTCACTATCTGTAAGAATTACAGTTGAATCATAATTATTTATCCCTTCCTGCATCAGAAATTCCTGATCAGCTTCATCTCCTCTTATTACAATTGCCTTTGGATACGACTCACTTAATTTTTCTGCACGTTCCTTATTATTTTCTATAACTTTTACTTTAATTTTGTTTTCCAGCAGCTTTCCTATTAAATAATGGGAAATTGTTCCTCCACCAACAAGCAGTGCAGAATCAATTTTTAAATTGCTTTTTTCAATTTTATCGTAAAATTTATGTACTGCTTCCTTTGATCCTGCAATATGGACAATATCCCCTTCTAAGATAGTAAAATCTCCACTTGGAATAAATACATCTTCACCTCTTCTAACAGTACAAATAATCACTTTATCCTTTGAACTGAATTCGAGTTCTTTTAACTGCATTCCATTTAAAAAGTTATCTTTTTGAACTCTTATTGAAATAAATCCAGCTCTTTGACCAAAAAAGTTTTCTACACTTAAAGCGACTGGAAACATTAATTTATTTGCAATACTTTTAGCAGTTTCCTGTTCAGGATTTATCATAAGCGAAATTCCAAGCCCTTCCCTTACAAACTGCATATTTGAACTATATTCAGGATTTCTCACTCTTGCTATTGTAAATTTTGTTCCAAGTTTTTTTGCTATAATAGAAGAAATTATATTTAACTCATCTGATTCTGTTGCCGCAATAAAAATATCAGCCGTATCTGTCCCCGCTTCCAACAAAGTTTCATAAGAAGCCCCATTTCCAACAAGTCCTGTTATATCATAAGTTTCCACAAGTCTATTTAATATTTTCTCTACCTTCTCAATTAGAATAACATCATTTCCTTCTGCTGAAAGTTCACTGCAAAGCGACTCTCCAACAACACCAGCTCCCGCTATAACTATTTTCATACTTTTTCTCTTTCTTTCATAAAATTTTTATTTATTTTTTATATAATATATTTGATAATTTTTTATTTTATTACCTTCATTTTAAAGAATCTTAAATGTATCTTGCAACTTCCTTCGCATAATAAGTAATAATCGCATCTGCTCCTGCACGTTTCATAGCATACATTTGCTCCATCACAATTTTCATTTCATCAATCCACCCATTTTGAGCCGCAGCCTTTACCATCGAATATTCCCCCGAAACACTGTAAGCTACAATTGGAACTTCAAAAGTATCACTTACTTTTTTTATTACATCAAGATATGCCATCGCAGGCTTTACAATTATAATATCCGCTCCTTGCCGTAAATCTTCGGCAACTTCATCTATTGCATCCTTTGAATATTGAAAGTTCATCTGATAGGACTTTCTGTCACCAAATTGTGGTGCCGAATCTGCTGCATCTCTAAAAGGTCCATAAAATGCAGATGAATATTTTACAGAATATGCCATTATTGGAATATTTTCTAAATGATTTTGAGCTAAAACTTTTGAAATCTTTTCTACACGTCCATCCATCATATCCGATGGAGCTACAATGTCAACTCCTGCCTTTGCATAAGAAAGTGCCGTTTTTCCCAAAACTTCCAAGGTTTCATCATTCTTAACATAGCCATTTTCATCAAGTATCCCACAATGTCCGTGGTCTGTATATTCACAACAGCAAATATCACAAATCACAAGAAAATTATCATAATTTTTCTTAATAAATCTAACTGCATTTTGAATAATTCCATTTCCATTATATGCTTCTGTAGCACAAGCATCCTTTTTTTCAGGAATACCAAAAAGTAAAATTGAATTTATCCCTAATTTTACAAGTTCATCTAATTCTTCCGAAAGTCTATCAATTGAATATCTAAAAATTCCAGGCATCGACAGAATTTCACTTTTAATATTTTCACCTTCCTCAACAAAAATCGGATAAATCAAGTCCTCCTTCGCAATATAGACATCTTTTACAAGATTTCTAATAACTTCATTTTTTCTCAGTTTTCTATGTCTTTTAAACAATTTTACTTCACCTTTTTTCATTTCCTCTATTTATAATTTAAAATCAGATTATTCAACAATCTATTTTTTTATTTTTCAATTCTATCCAAAATCTTTTGAATCTCGCTTTTCATAGCACGTGAACGTCTGCAATTTTTCCCGCTCGTAGAAACTGCAATTTGAAACTCATCATTTTTTACAATTCCTCCAAACATCACATTCATCTTAGTTTTTGAAGATACATTATTAATCAGTATTCCTTTAGAATCACAAATTTCAGCCACATTTTCATTCAATTCCTCATTATCCGTAGCTGCAATAACTAAAAAATACTCTTTTACAAGTTTTTCAATCTCATCGTTATCATTTTCAATTTTTCTATTATTCTCTATTCTCAAGTTTTCCAGTTCCAGCAACTTCTCTTCTGCAATATTTTCCGCAATAACCGTAATATCAGCCTCATATTCCATAATTTTGCTAATCTTTTTAAATGCAACTTTTCCGCCGCCAATAACCAAAACTTTTTTATCTTTTAAATTTACAAATAATGGAAACCACATATTTTAATACTCCTTCTGTTTTTTATTTGATGACAATAGAATAACATATTATAAAAAGAAAAACAAGCGATTTACAGCATAATATTTTTTTCACTAATTTTTTAAAAAAGAAGTAAAAATAACGTGATTTTTTAATATAAAAATGATAAAATAAATCTGTTTGACAACTACGAAAATAAACAAAAAAATCCAAAAAATAAAAATGGAGATATTATGAAGTACATAAAAAATTTTTTTGAACAATTTATCATTCTCATTCAATTTATGACACGAATCCCAATACCGCTAAAAATCAGCTACAGCGAAAAAAAATTTGGAAAATCAATAAAATTTTTCCCTTTAGTCGGCTTAATCATCGGCTTAATTTTATATTTTGCAAATTTTTTAATTATAGTCTATTTAAAAAATATTTTTTATAACAAAACAATAATTGCCATATTTTTAATAATTTTAGAAATCCTGATTGTAGGAATAATCCATATTGATGGGCTTGCTGATACTTTTGATGGACTATTCAGCTACGCAAAAAAAGAAAAAATGCTAGAAATTATGAAAGACTCAAGAATCGGAACAAATGGAGCGGTTGTTTTAATTTTATATTTTATCACAAAAACTGTCCTAATCTCTGAAATAATTACAACAAACCCCAAATATCTCATAATCTTTCCGATTATTGCCAGACTTTCAACCCCAGTAAATGCTGGACTTTCTAACTATGCCCGAAAATCTGGAATGAGCAATTCCATAATTTCTGAAAATGGCATCTTTGAAGCGATTTTTTCACTTGCTCTATCAACTATCCTAGTTTTTTATATAATTAGCATAAAAGGAATTATTACTATATTCATTGCATTTATATTTATAATTATTTTTATGCTAAATGTAAGAAAAAAAATTGATGGAATAACTGGCGACACAATGGGAGCTTGTCTTGAACTTACTTCAATTCTAGTTTTATTTTTAGGAATTGTTTTGAGATAAAATTTAAATAATAGATAACCATACAAACTTAGAATTTAATAAAATATTCTGAGGCAAGGGGTCTTGACTCCTTGTAGAAATAAAAAAAATTAGGTTATCGAATAAAAAATAAAGAAAGGAAAAAATAAAATGACAGAAATTTTATTTATACGCCACGGCGAAACAGATTATAATAAAAAAAATTTATATTACGGACATTTGAATCCAGGTTTGAATGAAACTGGAATTAATCAGTTAAAAAATACAAAAAAGAAACTTGAAGAAATGAATGAAAAAATCGACATAGTTTTTTCAAGCGACTTGAAAAGATGTAGACAAAGCCTTGAATTACTTGAACTTGATGAAAATATTGAAAAATATTTTTCAGAAGAGTTAAGAGAACTTAATTTTGGAGATATTGAAGGAAAAAGTTATGATAAAATTAGAAAAGAATTTCCGTATTATATTGATGAAATGAAAAATAATTGGAAATATTTTAGAACAAAAGGAGGAGAAAGCCTT
This window encodes:
- a CDS encoding precorrin-2 dehydrogenase/sirohydrochlorin ferrochelatase family protein; protein product: MWFPLFVNLKDKKVLVIGGGKVAFKKISKIMEYEADITVIAENIAEEKLLELENLRIENNRKIENDNDEIEKLVKEYFLVIAATDNEELNENVAEICDSKGILINNVSSKTKMNVMFGGIVKNDEFQIAVSTSGKNCRRSRAMKSEIQKILDRIEK
- the hemB gene encoding porphobilinogen synthase — encoded protein: MFKRHRKLRKNEVIRNLVKDVYIAKEDLIYPIFVEEGENIKSEILSMPGIFRYSIDRLSEELDELVKLGINSILLFGIPEKKDACATEAYNGNGIIQNAVRFIKKNYDNFLVICDICCCEYTDHGHCGILDENGYVKNDETLEVLGKTALSYAKAGVDIVAPSDMMDGRVEKISKVLAQNHLENIPIMAYSVKYSSAFYGPFRDAADSAPQFGDRKSYQMNFQYSKDAIDEVAEDLRQGADIIIVKPAMAYLDVIKKVSDTFEVPIVAYSVSGEYSMVKAAAQNGWIDEMKIVMEQMYAMKRAGADAIITYYAKEVARYI
- a CDS encoding histidine phosphatase family protein — protein: MTEILFIRHGETDYNKKNLYYGHLNPGLNETGINQLKNTKKKLEEMNEKIDIVFSSDLKRCRQSLELLELDENIEKYFSEELRELNFGDIEGKSYDKIRKEFPYYIDEMKNNWKYFRTKGGESLDDLQKRIIKKIDEIKEKYQNKKILIVAHAGVIQTAISYYLFNNLDGYWKFKLDNGSITKMVVTDDGFIYFDYINHKPQY
- a CDS encoding TrkH family potassium uptake protein, with protein sequence MNKKMISFIIGKILILEAGLMVLPLIISFLYNESAKYKVAYGSVIGLLLAIGFALSAKLPEDQRIQGREGYIIVSLSWILMSIFGALPFVFTKEIPSFIDAFFEIVSGFTTTGSSIITDLTKISHSNLFWRSFTHFVGGMGVLVLALAIFPSSATSVHVMKAEVPGPTFGKLVSKLSTTARMLYKIYIVMTIVLIILLIFGGLDLFESSLLAFGTAGTGGFGVRNGSILPYKSPYIEVVLGIGMIVFGVNFNIYYFILIGKIKDVFKNEELRYYLLIVFGAIVLIVLNICKGYDSILHCIRDVFFSVSSVITTTGYSTADFGKWPLFSQVILLILMFFGACAGSTAGGLKISRVILMVKIYFAEIIQMISPNRVVTIKYDDKPVNMKMQKSIAVYFLIYSLVFGGILLMISYSTDDFMTAFSAVAATFNNIGPGLGKVGPAFSFVELNNFSKVILSFGMLAGRLEIFPMLILFSPTTWRLK
- a CDS encoding 2,3-butanediol dehydrogenase codes for the protein MATMKAARWHNRKDVRVEEVEIPEIRRENQIKIKVEYAGICGSDLHEYLGGPIFIPVNEPHPYTGEKAPITMGHEFCGEIIEIGSKVTKFKVGDRVTVEPILAKNGLIGKYNLDPNLNFVGLAGGGGGFSEFVVVNEDQAHKLPDEIDYEQGALTEPAAVAVYAVRQSKFNTGDTAAVFGCGPIGLLIIDALRASGATEIYAVEVSSERQEIAKKLGAIIVDPTKVDSVKFIKEKTNGGVNVSYEVTGVPAVLQQSLEAAEKDGELMVVSIWETEAPIQPNEVVIQERTIKGVIAYRDVFPKTLELMKQGYFSKDLLVTKRIKLKDIVNEGFEALVKEKSQVKILVSPK
- the cobS gene encoding adenosylcobinamide-GDP ribazoletransferase, with protein sequence MKYIKNFFEQFIILIQFMTRIPIPLKISYSEKKFGKSIKFFPLVGLIIGLILYFANFLIIVYLKNIFYNKTIIAIFLIILEILIVGIIHIDGLADTFDGLFSYAKKEKMLEIMKDSRIGTNGAVVLILYFITKTVLISEIITTNPKYLIIFPIIARLSTPVNAGLSNYARKSGMSNSIISENGIFEAIFSLALSTILVFYIISIKGIITIFIAFIFIIIFMLNVRKKIDGITGDTMGACLELTSILVLFLGIVLR
- the trkA gene encoding Trk system potassium transporter TrkA, whose translation is MKIVIAGAGVVGESLCSELSAEGNDVILIEKVEKILNRLVETYDITGLVGNGASYETLLEAGTDTADIFIAATESDELNIISSIIAKKLGTKFTIARVRNPEYSSNMQFVREGLGISLMINPEQETAKSIANKLMFPVALSVENFFGQRAGFISIRVQKDNFLNGMQLKELEFSSKDKVIICTVRRGEDVFIPSGDFTILEGDIVHIAGSKEAVHKFYDKIEKSNLKIDSALLVGGGTISHYLIGKLLENKIKVKVIENNKERAEKLSESYPKAIVIRGDEADQEFLMQEGINNYDSTVILTDSDEENTVITMFVNSITNSKLITKMNRTLMLSILEKNTRTSTVVPKKVISDMIISVVRSKTNMRGSTMSFLYRLESQVEFITFEINKNSRAIDISLKDLKIKKGTLIASILRDGKMIFPGGNDAIKINDSVMVVTTASSIEDFDDILE